TCGCGGCGCCGCTCGTCCTCAACGACCAGCCCTACCTGATCCGGGTGACCACGACGGCGGCGATCTACGCGATCGCCGCCTACGGGATGAACATCATCCTCGGCCTGACCGGGCAGCTGTCCCTGGCACACGGTGCGTTCTTCGGTGTCGGTGCCTACATCGTGGGACTGCTGACGACGGACCACGACTGGTCCTTCTGGGGCTCCTTCCTGCTCGCCATCGTCGCGACCACGGCCCTGGGGTACGCCTCGGGACTGATCGCGTTGCGGACGCAGGGTGCGTACTTCGCGATCTTCACGATGGCCCTGGGCTTCCTCATCTTCATCGTCGTCACCCGGTGGGAGTCGGTCACGCACGCCCACTCGGGCGTGAGCGGCGTGAAGTACCCGGAGAACATCGGGCCGATCGACTTCACGCAGCCGACGACCATGTACTACTTCGTGCTGTTCATCCTCGGTGGTGCCGCGTACACGACCCACGCGCTGCTGCGGTCCAATGCGGGCCGCTCCCTCGTGGCCATCCGCACGTCCGAGGACCTCGCCCGGTCCATCGGGGTCAACGTCGCCGTCAGCAAGCAGCTCGCCTTCACGGCGTCGGCCGGCATCGCGGGGCTGGCAGGTGGTCTCTTCGCCTCCCTGACCGGATTCATCGGTCCCGACTCGGCCGCCATCGACGTCACCTTCGAGTTCCTGCTCTTCCTGCTCATCGGTGGCATGGGGACGGTCATGGGCCCGGTCATCGGGAGCCTGCTCGTGGCGTTCCTCTTCGAGATGCTGCAGGACCTGCAGTCCTACCGGTTCATCGTCCTGGGGCCGATCATCGTCCTGCTCGTCATCTTCGCGCCGAAGGGGATCGTCGGGTACCTCAACGACCTGATCCCCGCCCGTCGCCGACGGCGGCAGCGTGCGGCGGCACGGGCAGAGGACGCGCACGAGGCGACATCCGCCACCCGGACGAAGGAAGAGGTGCTCTGATGCTGCTCCAGGTACGCGGGCTCAGCAAGAGGTTCGGTGGCCTCGACGCGGTCAAGGACGTCGACTTCGACGTCCCGGAGGGGCAGATCACGGCGATCATCGGGCCCAACGGTGCCGGCAAGTCGACGCTGTTCAACCTGCTGGCGGGCTTCTACCGACCGACGTCCGGGACCGTCACCTTCGACGGCACGGACATCACCGGCATGAAGCCCCACCGGACGGTCCGTGCCGGGATCGCGCGCACCTTCCAGACAACGCATCTCTTCGACGGCGCCACGGTCCTCGAGAACGTCCTGGCCGCGTGTGTCGTGCGGGGCAGGTCCAACCCCCTGGACGCGGTGTTCCACACGCCGCGGTACCGGCGGGACGAGCGGGCGAGCCTCGAGAAGTCGATGGAGGAGCTGGAGTTCGTCGGCGCCGCCCACCTGCGCGACGAGCTCGCCTCGACCCTCCCGCAGGAGACGCAGAAGCGGATCTCGATCGCCCTCGCCCTGGCCACCGAGCCGCGCCTGCTGCTCCTGGACGAGCCGGCCGCCGGGACCACCGATGAGGAGACCGAGTCCTTCGGCGAGCTCATCCGGCAGATCGTCCGGCGCGGGATCACGGTCTGCCTCGTCGAGCACAAGATGTCCATGGTGATGGGCCTCGCCGACCAGATCGTCGTCCTCGACCACGGCCAACGCATCGCCCTGGGCAGCCCGGAGGAGATCAAGAAGGACCCGCTCGTCATCGAGGCCTACCTCGGGGCCGACGCGAGCACGACAGGAGCCTCATCATGATGACCATCACCGGGCTCAGCGCCGGCTACGGCGCCGGGAACGTCCTGCACTCCGTCGACATCACCGTCCCCGCCGGTGAGCTGACGGTCATCCTCGGGTCGAACGGCTCCGGCAAGTCGACGCTGTTCCGCACCGTGAGCGGGGTGCTCCGCCCGACCGGCGGCCGGATCGAGTTCGCGGGTGAGGACACCACGAGGAGCAGCACGGCCGCGCTGGTGCGCAAGGGGCTGGCGCACTGCCCGGAGGGGCGACACCTCTTCCCGCGCATGTCGGTGGAGAAGAACCTCGTGCTCGGTGCCTACGCCGGCCGTCGGCGCAAGGACCGCGTCCGCACGCTCCTGGAGCGGACCTACGAGCTGTTCCCGGTGCTCAGGGACAAGAGCAAGCAGTCCGCGGGGTCGTTGTCCGGAGGCCAGCAGCAGATGGTGGCCATCGGTCGTGCCCTGATGTCCGACCCGACGATGCTGATCCTCGACGAGCCGTCGATGGGTCTCGCACCGCTGGTCACCCAGCAGGTCTTCGACGCCATCGTCGGGATCAACCGGGAGGGCATCGGCGTGCTCCTGGCCGAGCAGAACGCGACGTCCGCCCTGCGCATCGCCTCGTCGGGCTACGTCATGGCCGAGGGCCGGGTCGTCCTGTCGGGCGCGGCCGAGCAGCTCGCGGGGGATCCCGCCGTGCAGCAGGCCTACCTCGGGGTGTGACGCCCGGCCGCCGACCCGGTGGTGATCAGACGAAGGGGGGTCGCCCCAGGCGGGTCATGGTGGCCACCGTCCGCCAGCCCAGCGGTCGACGAGCGGGACGGGTCCGCCACGCCTCCCGGTACCCGGCGAGGACGTCACGCAGTGGCTGGCACCGCACGGCGCAGACGACCGTCCAGATGAGCAGGTGCGCCACGAAGAGCGGCAGCGGCAGCGACCGCCAGGCCATCCACAGACGGTTGCGGGCGAGGAACCACATGTAGCGGGAGTGCCGCGACGGGGGCGTCCGGGGGTGGAAGGCGGCCAGGTCGGCGGAGTACCAGATGCCCCAGCCGCGATCCATGAGGCGCCAGGCCAGGTCCGACTCCTCCATGGCGTAGAAGAAGCGGGGGTCGAAGCCGTCGACCCCCTCGAACGCACTCGTGCGCACCGCGCAGGCCGCGCCGATGAAGTGGGTGACCTGGCCCGAGCGGTGTGCCGAGCGTCGGCCGACACGGGGGACGTGCCGCCGTTGCGTCCGGCCCGTCTCGTCGACGATCCGCATCGCCATGGCGCCCAGGTCGGGGTCCTCGTCGAAGCGCTCGAGGACCGACGCCAGGTGGTCCTCGCCCTGTAGCTCCGCGTCGTCGTCGAGGAAGACCACGACGTCCGCATCGGTCGCGGCGACGCCGATGTTGCGGCCGGCCGGGACGCCGACGTTCTCCGGCAGCACGATCAGCTGGTCGGCCGGGTCGAGCTGCGGTGGGCGGCCCCCGTTGACCACGAGGACGAGGTGCGGGTCCACGCCGCGCTGGGCGCGGACGGAGGCCAGCGCCCGGGCCAGCTCGGGACGATCGCCCTGGGTGAGCACCACGACGGTGAGTCGGGGGCGAAGGGGGCGGGGCACCTCCTCCCACGGTTCGACCTGCTCCCTCACCAGGGTCGCGCTGGTCACGCCCCCACCTCCACGCCTCGGGGGATCCGGGCCACGCACCGGGCGGCCTCGCGCGCCTGCCGACCGGCGGGGAGCCACCGGCCCGCCCGGGCCAGGTCGAGGGCCGAGCGTCCGGCGAAGTAGACCGAGTGGGCCAGCGCCCGCCGCACCGTCGGTGCGCGGCGCGACGGAGGGATGTGGGTGGAGATCACGTCGATGGCCTGCACGCGTTCCCGGACGTTGGCGCCGGTGCGCACGAGTGTGGAGGTGTGCGAGGCCTGGTGGCGGCGGTATCGGGCGAGGACCTCGTCGACGAAGAGCACGGGGCCGTGTGCCGCCAGGCGGGTCCACATCTCCCAGTCGGCCGCGTGGGGGAGGTCCGTGCGGTAGCCGCCGACCTTGGCGTAGGCCGAGCGTCGCACGACGATGCCCGGGGCGCGCACGCGGTTGGACACCGCGAAGGTGTCGAGGGCCTCGGTCCAGATGCCCGTCCCGTGTCGGTAGGACCGTGTGGTGTAGAGGTGGTTGCCGTCGGCGTCGATGTCCTGGGCGCGGCAGACGGCTGCGACTGCGCGGGAGGGCAGCAGCGCCTCCTCCATGGTGGTGTAGAAGCCGGGAAGGATCTCGTCGTCACCGTGGAGCAGGTGGACGAGCTCTCCCTGGGCGAGGGCGATGCACCGGTTGAAGGTCGCCACGGCGCCGCGGTTGGGTGAGTGGCGCACGTAGCGCACTCGTCCGGCTCCGACCTGCTCGACCACCCGGTCGGGGGCGTCGTCGGAGGCGTCGTCGACGACGATGATCTCGGCGTCGTCGCGGTGCCCGAGCTGGGCGACCACCTCGGGCAGGGCCCGGGCGAGCAGGTCGGCGCAGTCGTGGACGGGGATGACGACGGACCAGCGAAGGGGGGTCGGGTCCACCGTCGCGACGGTCGGGGTCGGGGCCATGCAGCAAGGTTCGACTCCCGGGGCCAACTCGAGGTGAACCGTTCAGGTGCAACAGGTGTCGGTTCGTGGACCCTTTCGTGCACCTGTCCGTGAGTGGCCGTCTCGGGTACTCACGCCTGCCTACGGTTGCCGCGTGCTTGCTGCCGGTGAACCTGCTGACGATCAACCACCTGTTCGGGGCCGCGATGCGTCTCGATGAGGCCCCCGAGTTCATCGCGGAGCAGGCCGACCAGGACATTGAGGAGTCCCGCCCCGAAGCCACATCAGGCCTGGGTGGCGAGAGTTCGCAGGACGTTCACAGCGCGTTCGCGGGGTCACGCACATGGGCCGGTCTAGAGTCGAATTTCCTTCTGCACGAGACACATCGGGACTTGCATGCCTCTTCCTAATTTCCTCATCGTCGGTAGTCAGAAGAGTGGGACGAGCTGGCTCCACCGCAGTTTGGGCCGCTCGAAACACATCTTCGCCTCGCAGGTGAAGGAGCTGAACTTCTTCAACCAGACGGACTTCGACGCACCCGAGAAGCTGGCCGCCTTCCGCGAGCACTTCCCGAAGCAGGACCTGCCCGGGGTGGAGTACTACCTCGAAAGCACGCCGCACTACTTCCGGGCTCGTCCGACGACAGCCAGGAACATCCGCTCCCTGCTGGGCTCGCCGGAGATGGTCGCGGTCTTCCGGCACCCGGTCGACCGGTACGAGTCCGCGTACATCCACCACATGATGAGGGGGCGCTTCCCCTACACCCCCGTCATCGACGAGCTCACGGACGAGTACTCGGTGCTCTCCCTCGGGCGGTACGCCGAGGCCCTGGAGAGCTGGTGGAGCATCCACCCGCAGCTCAAGCCCATGCTCTACGACGACCTGCTGCGCGACCCGCTGGGCTTCGTCACCGAGGTCATGGACCACCTCGGGTTGACCTCCGACATCACCATGGACGACGTGACCTTCCGCGCCAACGACAAGACGAGGAAGAAGTCGCGGCTCGGCTCCGAGTGGGAGGAGATGCCGAGTCTGGACCCGGGGCTGCGCCACCGGCTGCAGGAGGAGTACGCCGAGGACACGCGCCGTCTCGAGGACCTCCTCGGCCGCGACCTCAGGGCGTGGCAGGAGGGCGTGGCAGGAGGGGGTGGCCAGCCGGTAACCGCGACGGTCGGCTCCCGGGCGCAGGAGTTGTGATTGACGTCGGTCGGCGCCGGGTAGGGCACGGCACATGGATCCC
Above is a window of Janibacter cremeus DNA encoding:
- a CDS encoding branched-chain amino acid ABC transporter permease, which codes for MMEKINPRLLGVALVALALLAAPLVLNDQPYLIRVTTTAAIYAIAAYGMNIILGLTGQLSLAHGAFFGVGAYIVGLLTTDHDWSFWGSFLLAIVATTALGYASGLIALRTQGAYFAIFTMALGFLIFIVVTRWESVTHAHSGVSGVKYPENIGPIDFTQPTTMYYFVLFILGGAAYTTHALLRSNAGRSLVAIRTSEDLARSIGVNVAVSKQLAFTASAGIAGLAGGLFASLTGFIGPDSAAIDVTFEFLLFLLIGGMGTVMGPVIGSLLVAFLFEMLQDLQSYRFIVLGPIIVLLVIFAPKGIVGYLNDLIPARRRRRQRAAARAEDAHEATSATRTKEEVL
- a CDS encoding ABC transporter ATP-binding protein; translated protein: MLLQVRGLSKRFGGLDAVKDVDFDVPEGQITAIIGPNGAGKSTLFNLLAGFYRPTSGTVTFDGTDITGMKPHRTVRAGIARTFQTTHLFDGATVLENVLAACVVRGRSNPLDAVFHTPRYRRDERASLEKSMEELEFVGAAHLRDELASTLPQETQKRISIALALATEPRLLLLDEPAAGTTDEETESFGELIRQIVRRGITVCLVEHKMSMVMGLADQIVVLDHGQRIALGSPEEIKKDPLVIEAYLGADASTTGASS
- a CDS encoding ABC transporter ATP-binding protein; protein product: MMTITGLSAGYGAGNVLHSVDITVPAGELTVILGSNGSGKSTLFRTVSGVLRPTGGRIEFAGEDTTRSSTAALVRKGLAHCPEGRHLFPRMSVEKNLVLGAYAGRRRKDRVRTLLERTYELFPVLRDKSKQSAGSLSGGQQQMVAIGRALMSDPTMLILDEPSMGLAPLVTQQVFDAIVGINREGIGVLLAEQNATSALRIASSGYVMAEGRVVLSGAAEQLAGDPAVQQAYLGV
- a CDS encoding glycosyltransferase family 2 protein, translating into MTSATLVREQVEPWEEVPRPLRPRLTVVVLTQGDRPELARALASVRAQRGVDPHLVLVVNGGRPPQLDPADQLIVLPENVGVPAGRNIGVAATDADVVVFLDDDAELQGEDHLASVLERFDEDPDLGAMAMRIVDETGRTQRRHVPRVGRRSAHRSGQVTHFIGAACAVRTSAFEGVDGFDPRFFYAMEESDLAWRLMDRGWGIWYSADLAAFHPRTPPSRHSRYMWFLARNRLWMAWRSLPLPLFVAHLLIWTVVCAVRCQPLRDVLAGYREAWRTRPARRPLGWRTVATMTRLGRPPFV
- a CDS encoding glycosyltransferase family 2 protein, which gives rise to MAPTPTVATVDPTPLRWSVVIPVHDCADLLARALPEVVAQLGHRDDAEIIVVDDASDDAPDRVVEQVGAGRVRYVRHSPNRGAVATFNRCIALAQGELVHLLHGDDEILPGFYTTMEEALLPSRAVAAVCRAQDIDADGNHLYTTRSYRHGTGIWTEALDTFAVSNRVRAPGIVVRRSAYAKVGGYRTDLPHAADWEMWTRLAAHGPVLFVDEVLARYRRHQASHTSTLVRTGANVRERVQAIDVISTHIPPSRRAPTVRRALAHSVYFAGRSALDLARAGRWLPAGRQAREAARCVARIPRGVEVGA
- a CDS encoding sulfotransferase family protein, producing the protein MPLPNFLIVGSQKSGTSWLHRSLGRSKHIFASQVKELNFFNQTDFDAPEKLAAFREHFPKQDLPGVEYYLESTPHYFRARPTTARNIRSLLGSPEMVAVFRHPVDRYESAYIHHMMRGRFPYTPVIDELTDEYSVLSLGRYAEALESWWSIHPQLKPMLYDDLLRDPLGFVTEVMDHLGLTSDITMDDVTFRANDKTRKKSRLGSEWEEMPSLDPGLRHRLQEEYAEDTRRLEDLLGRDLRAWQEGVAGGGGQPVTATVGSRAQEL